The Flavobacteriales bacterium genome contains the following window.
AGATCACAGCGGCCATTACAGCGGTGCAAGGCTACGTGCCCGAATACCGGTTGACGAACGCCGTGCTGGAGACGATGGTGGACACGAACGATGCGTGGATCACCGAGCGGACGGGTATCAAGGAGCGCCGCATCCTCAAGGGGGAGGACCAGGGTCTGAGCGTGATGTGCGTGGAGGCCGTGAAAGGCCTCTGTGCCAAGCGCGGCATCGATCCCATGGAGATCGACCTGCTGATCTGCGCCACGGTTACGCCTGACCATCAGTTCCCCGCCACGGCCAACATCATCTGCGACCAAGTGGGCGCCAAGAACGCTTGGGGCTTCGACCTCATGGCGGCCTGTAGCGGCTTCCTCTTCGCATTGACCACCGGTGCCCAGTTCATCGAGAACGGGAAGTACAAGAAAGTGGTGGTAGTGGGCGGCGACAAAATGAGCTCCATCATCGACTATACCGACCGGGCTACTTGCATCATCTTCGGCGATGGGGCCGGGGCCGTGCTGTTGGAACCGAACACCGAGGGGTTGGGCATCGTGGACAGCATTCTTCGCACCGACGGCAGCGGGTGCCAGTACCTGCACCAGAAAGCCGGGGGCAGCAAGCGCCCTGCTACGATCAAGACGGTGGAGGCCCGCGAGCACTTCGTTTACCAGGAAGGCAAGGCCGTGTTCAAGTTCGCCGTTACGAACATGGCCGATGTGAGCGCCGAGATCATGGAACGCAACGGCCTGAAGAGCGACGATGTGGCCTGGCTGGTGCCCCACCAAGCCAACAAGCGCATCATCGATGCCACCGCCCACCGCATGGGCCTGCCCGAGGAGAAAGTGATGGTGAACATCGAACGTTTCGGGAACACCACCGCCGGCACCCTTCCGCTCTGCCTCTGGGAATGGGAGCCTCGCCTGAATAAGGGCGACAACATCATCCTGAGCGCTTTCGGTGGCGGCTTCACCTGGGGGGCCGTTTACCTGAAGTGGGCCTACGGCGGGTGACTTCCCCAGCCGCAGACCGAGCCGTCCGACCGAATACATTGGCGACCCCTTACGGGGAACGCATTCCCAACCAAATGAGCGACACGATGAACCTGAACCAGATCCAGGAACTGATCAAGTTCGTGGCGAAGAGCGGTGTGAGCGAAGTGGAGATCGAGCAAAAGGACTTCAAGATCACCATCAAGACGCCAGCGGGAAAGAAGGAGGTGCAGATGGTGGCGGCCCCCGCACCAGTGTACGCCGCACCGCCCCCTGTTGCAGCACCTGCGGCAGTGGCCCCTGCAGCTGCCCCGGCCCCTGTGTCTCCGGCAGCCGCACCCGCCGCCGACAGCAAGTACATCACCATCAAGGCACCCATGATCGGCACCTTCTACCGTGCGGCCGGTCCGGGCAAACCGGTCTTCGTGAACGTGGGCGACGAGGTGAAGAAGGGCCAGGCCATCTGCATCATCGAAGCCATGAAGCTCTTCAACGAGATCGAGAGCGATGTGGCGGGCAAGATCGTGAAGGTGCTGGTGGACGATGCCAAGCCCGTGGAGTACGATCAGCCGTTGTTCCTCGTGGATCCTGCCTAGTTCTTCTACCGCAAAGGACACGAAGAACGCAAAGGGAAATGCCCAGTGCGATCGCTCCCGCAGCTCCCGAGTCCGCGTTCTTTGCGCCCTTCGTGCCCTTTGTGGTAATACTTCCAATTGCGGTAACCCGTTGAGCGAATGTTCAAGAAGATCCTCATAGCCAACCGCGGCGAGATCGCCCTGCGCGTGATCCGCACGGCCCGTGAAATGGGCATCAGAACGGTGGCCGTGTACAGCACCGCCGACCGCGAGAGCCTGCATGTGCGCTTCGCCGATGAGGCCGTGTGCATCGGCCCGCCACCGAGCAAGGAGAGCTACCTGAACATGGTGCGCATCATCGCCGCGGCCGAGATCACCAACGCCGATGCGATCCACCCGGGCTACGGCTTCCTGAGCGAGAAC
Protein-coding sequences here:
- a CDS encoding ketoacyl-ACP synthase III, coding for MSKITAAITAVQGYVPEYRLTNAVLETMVDTNDAWITERTGIKERRILKGEDQGLSVMCVEAVKGLCAKRGIDPMEIDLLICATVTPDHQFPATANIICDQVGAKNAWGFDLMAACSGFLFALTTGAQFIENGKYKKVVVVGGDKMSSIIDYTDRATCIIFGDGAGAVLLEPNTEGLGIVDSILRTDGSGCQYLHQKAGGSKRPATIKTVEAREHFVYQEGKAVFKFAVTNMADVSAEIMERNGLKSDDVAWLVPHQANKRIIDATAHRMGLPEEKVMVNIERFGNTTAGTLPLCLWEWEPRLNKGDNIILSAFGGGFTWGAVYLKWAYGG
- the accB gene encoding acetyl-CoA carboxylase biotin carboxyl carrier protein, which produces MNLNQIQELIKFVAKSGVSEVEIEQKDFKITIKTPAGKKEVQMVAAPAPVYAAPPPVAAPAAVAPAAAPAPVSPAAAPAADSKYITIKAPMIGTFYRAAGPGKPVFVNVGDEVKKGQAICIIEAMKLFNEIESDVAGKIVKVLVDDAKPVEYDQPLFLVDPA